A genomic stretch from Caulobacter sp. FWC2 includes:
- the uxaC gene encoding glucuronate isomerase, protein MPRPLNFHEDRLFPADATTRSYARGLYALVKDLPIISPHGHTDPSWFATNEPFQDATDLLLAPDHYLYRMLYSQGISLDALKVRSKAGVPDTDPRAAWKLFASNFHLFRGTPSWIWLNHVFSKVFGFTEFLEASNANDYFDRINEALATDAFRPRALFDRFNIETLATTEGPHESLKHHQAIRESGWGGHVITAYRPDAVIDFEDERSPRAFERFAEVSGQDVYSWKSYLEAHRLRRAAFIDAGATSSDHGHPTAATADLSDVEAEALFQSLVKGDVTPEKAELFRAHMLTEMAKMSLDDGLVMQIHPGSHRNHNAGLLASHGRDKGADIPMRTEYVSALKPLLGRLGNDPRLSVILFTLDETVYSRELAPLAGHYPVLKLGPSWWFHDSPEGMMRFREQVTETAGFYNTVGFNDDTRAFLSIPARHDVARRVDSSFLARMVAEHRMDLVEAEELIVDLTYNLPKKAYKLDQRPDWARPTTLRAAAE, encoded by the coding sequence ATGCCCAGACCGCTGAATTTCCACGAGGATCGCCTGTTTCCGGCGGACGCCACGACGCGCTCTTACGCGCGTGGCCTGTATGCGTTGGTCAAGGACCTGCCGATCATCAGCCCGCACGGGCACACCGATCCGTCGTGGTTCGCCACGAACGAGCCCTTCCAGGACGCCACCGACCTGCTGCTGGCGCCGGACCACTATCTCTACCGTATGCTCTACAGCCAGGGCATCAGCCTCGACGCGCTGAAGGTGCGTTCCAAGGCCGGTGTTCCGGACACCGATCCGCGCGCGGCCTGGAAGCTGTTCGCCAGCAACTTCCACCTCTTCCGCGGCACGCCGTCGTGGATCTGGCTGAACCACGTGTTCTCCAAGGTGTTCGGCTTCACCGAGTTCCTCGAGGCCTCGAACGCCAACGACTATTTCGACCGCATCAACGAAGCCCTCGCCACGGACGCCTTCCGCCCGCGCGCCCTGTTCGACCGCTTCAACATCGAGACCCTGGCCACCACCGAGGGGCCGCACGAGAGCCTGAAGCACCACCAGGCCATCCGCGAGAGCGGGTGGGGCGGCCACGTCATCACCGCCTACCGTCCCGACGCGGTCATCGACTTCGAGGACGAGCGTAGCCCGCGCGCCTTCGAACGCTTCGCCGAGGTGTCGGGTCAGGACGTCTACAGCTGGAAGAGCTACCTCGAAGCGCACCGCCTGCGCCGGGCGGCCTTTATCGACGCCGGCGCCACCTCGTCCGACCACGGCCACCCGACGGCCGCCACCGCCGACCTGTCGGACGTCGAGGCCGAGGCGCTTTTCCAGAGCCTGGTGAAGGGTGACGTCACGCCTGAAAAGGCCGAGCTGTTCCGCGCCCACATGCTGACCGAAATGGCCAAGATGAGCCTGGACGATGGGCTGGTCATGCAGATCCACCCGGGCTCTCACCGCAACCACAATGCCGGCCTGCTGGCGTCGCACGGTCGCGACAAGGGCGCCGACATCCCGATGCGCACCGAGTACGTTTCGGCGTTGAAGCCGCTGCTGGGCCGCCTGGGCAACGATCCGCGCCTGTCGGTGATCCTGTTCACCCTGGACGAGACCGTCTACAGCCGCGAGCTGGCCCCGCTGGCCGGCCACTATCCGGTGCTGAAGCTGGGTCCGTCCTGGTGGTTCCACGACAGCCCGGAAGGCATGATGCGCTTCCGCGAGCAGGTCACCGAGACCGCCGGCTTCTACAACACCGTCGGCTTCAACGACGACACCCGCGCCTTCCTGTCGATCCCGGCCCGCCACGACGTGGCGCGTCGCGTCGACTCCTCGTTCCTCGCCCGCATGGTCGCCGAGCACCGGATGGACCTGGTCGAGGCCGAGGAGCTGATCGTCGATCTGACGTACAACCTGCCTAAGAAGGCCTACAAGCTCG
- a CDS encoding LacI family DNA-binding transcriptional regulator: protein MNSSKTPSSSPEDPESSVEGGRKRATINDIARLAGVSKKTVSRVINQSPFVRDETRERIEAVIAEWGYAPDPQARGLAFRRSFLIGMIYDNPNPQYVVNMQLGLLDGMRGSGFELVVHPCNRASPTFLTDIRAFVERQKLFGVVLPPSVSEDERVAKLLNEIGCAYIRIASVELDKPEHMIVGHDRMGGEVMGQHLIDLGHTLIGFISGLPNFRSSHERRGGLEDVLQKAGVELKPDYVVQGAYTFESGLACGEALLAMEPRPTAIFCGNDEMAAGALQAARRAGLRVPEDLTVVGFDDFQIAQAVWPPLTTIHIPTREVGRMAAEKLIGRENREARDPASTIPYLVLRESSAAPPKS from the coding sequence GTGAACTCTTCGAAGACGCCTTCCTCGTCCCCGGAAGATCCAGAGAGCAGCGTCGAGGGTGGTCGCAAGCGAGCCACGATCAACGACATCGCCAGGCTTGCCGGGGTGTCCAAGAAGACCGTTTCACGCGTCATCAACCAGTCTCCCTTCGTTCGTGACGAGACGCGCGAGCGCATCGAGGCGGTGATCGCCGAGTGGGGCTATGCGCCCGATCCGCAGGCGCGGGGCCTGGCGTTCCGCCGCTCGTTCCTGATCGGCATGATCTACGACAACCCCAACCCGCAATATGTCGTCAACATGCAGCTGGGCCTGCTGGACGGCATGCGCGGTTCGGGCTTCGAGCTGGTCGTTCACCCCTGCAACCGCGCCAGCCCGACCTTCCTGACCGACATCCGCGCCTTCGTGGAGCGCCAGAAGCTGTTCGGCGTCGTGCTGCCGCCGTCGGTGTCCGAGGACGAGCGGGTCGCCAAGCTGCTGAACGAGATCGGCTGCGCCTATATCCGCATCGCCTCGGTCGAGCTGGACAAGCCCGAGCACATGATCGTCGGTCACGACCGCATGGGCGGGGAGGTGATGGGCCAGCACCTGATCGACCTGGGTCACACGCTGATCGGCTTCATCAGCGGTCTGCCCAACTTCCGGTCCTCGCACGAACGCAGGGGCGGGCTTGAGGATGTGCTCCAGAAGGCCGGGGTCGAGTTGAAGCCCGACTATGTGGTCCAGGGCGCCTATACCTTCGAGTCCGGCCTGGCGTGCGGCGAGGCGCTGCTGGCCATGGAGCCGCGTCCCACCGCCATCTTCTGCGGCAACGACGAAATGGCCGCCGGCGCGCTGCAGGCGGCGCGGCGCGCGGGGCTGCGGGTGCCCGAGGATCTGACCGTCGTCGGCTTCGACGACTTCCAGATCGCCCAAGCCGTGTGGCCGCCGCTGACCACGATCCACATCCCGACGCGGGAGGTTGGCCGTATGGCCGCCGAAAAGCTGATCGGACGGGAAAATCGCGAAGCGCGTGATCCCGCCAGCACGATCCCGTATCTTGTCCTGCGGGAGTCCTCGGCCGCGCCGCCGAAGTCCTGA